Part of the Deltaproteobacteria bacterium genome, TCCTCTATGCCAAGGATCTGCTCTCCCTCCTGATCGAAGAGAACGGTATGGAACGGCATTGTATCGGGGAACTACAGCATCCGGCATTGCATATTCCGGAAACCAAACGAGTCAGTGAACTCCTCCGTGATTTCAAGAAGCAGAATGTTCATATTGCCATGGTGGTGGATGAGTTCGGCGGGGTGGAAGGTCTGGTCTGTCTTGAGGATCTCCTGGAAGAGATCGTGGGAGAACTCCAGGACGAGGCGGATGAGGAAGAGCGGCCGGTAAAAAAGATTTCCGACCGGGTCTGCCGTGTTTCCGCGATGTTGCCGCTGGAGGATTTCAACACCCTCTTCCAGGTTTCCATTGAAAGTGAGGACTACGAGACGGTCGGGGGGTTTGTGGTGGATCAATTGGGGCATTTTCCCAAATGGGGGGAGCGGATTCGTTATGAAGGGCTGGAGATCGTGGTTTACCGGGTCCGGAAGGTCCGGGTCCTGGAACTGATGGTCACCCGGCTCGATGACGTTCCGGCAGAGGGTGAAGCTCCTGCCGGAGAGATGTAAAACGCATGTGGCTGAATCTTTTCTATCTGATTGCCGGACTGGCCGGATTCGTCGGGGAGGCCTTTTTCGCCGTTGCCGAGAATGCCCTGGTGGCTTCCGATAAACTGCTTCTTCTCGATCAGAAGGAGAAAGGGCCGGGGATCCTGCCGCTGTTGCAGATGCTTTCCCATCCACAGCGGATCTCCCAGACCCTGCTCGTCGGATCGGTCTTCTCCGTGGGGGTTGGTACAACCTTTTCTTTTCTGCTCCTTTTCCGTCTCAGCGGCGGTACGCCCGGTTTGCTTCTTCTTCCGGTTTTTGCCTTTCTCCTGATCCTGATCATCGTTTTTGCGGAAGTCCTTCCCCGTGCGATTTTTTCGGATTGTCCCGAGGAAACGGCCCTTCGTATCGCCCGGCCCCTTGCGGTCTGCATGTCGTCTCTGCGTGTTGTGATCGACCCGGCCCTACGCTTTTTCGAGACCGTACGCACGATTTCCGGGTTGAAAGGGAAAGAGGAAACCCCCTTTGTTGAAGACGAGGACCTGGAGTGGATCCGCCGGTTTGTCCGGGGGAGTGAAACCCTGCGCAGAGAGGAGGTCCGGATCATCCGGAAAATCATCGATTTCAGCGAGATCCGTGTCCGCGATGTTTGTGTCCCCCTCGAACAGGTGATCGCGGTCGAGGAGAGGGAGAATATTTCCCGGGCCATTCGGAAAATTCGGGAAAGCGGATTCACGCGCCTTCCCGTCTATCGGAAGGAAGAACATGAAATTGTGGGCATACTTCATGCCCTCGATCTCTTCAGCCAGCGGGGACTCGATACTCCGGTGGACGCGTGCTGCCGTCAACCCTTCTTTGTTTCGGAGGAGACCTTGATTCGTGATCTCTTCCGGGACCTCCAGCGATTGGGGATCGTCATGGCCGTGGTCCGGAATCATACAGGCAGGGCGGTCGGCATTGTCACCATGGAAGATCTGCTGGAGGAGATCTTTGGAGAGATTGAGGATGAATTTGACCTGAAGGATCAGTTTTTCCGGAAGATCGGCCGCGGGGAGTATCTTGTGGATACCCGGGTTGACCTTGATGCTTTGCAGGAGGCTCTTCAGTTGCCGATTCCCCGAAACGGCTATCGGACCTTGAACGGGTATATCCTTCACTATCTTCGGCGGGTCCCCCAGGAGGGGGAACGGTTCACCATCGGGGACCTGATGTTTAAGGTCGAGCTGGCCGATCAACGGAGAATTTATAAACTCTTTGTACGAAAACTGGAATTTCCCCGATAGGTCCGATATCCGGAATTGTTCTTGACAGTAAATATTCGGGAATGTTAATATCCCGAAGTTTGTATGAAGCCGATCATCCCATGAAAAAAGAAGACAAGGCCTTCTACAGGAAGCTCTATTCGGTCAGTACGGCCGGCATCTACATGGTTGTCGCGACGATGATCGGCTATTTTATAGGGAACAAACTGGACCGGTGGTTTGACACTTATCCCTGGCTGACCCTGTTCTTTCTCTTTTGCGGAATTGCGGCCGGGTTCAAGAACCTGATCGAAATCGCCATCAAGGAAAATAAAGAGGAATAGTCCGATATGAGCGGTGAAAAGGGGCAGCATCTGACGATCAAAGGGGTTACCTGGCCGGGATTGCTCTTTCTTCTCCTTCTCCTCGGGGCGTCCGTTCCCCTCTTCGGTCGGGGCCTTGCCCTCGGCATGGGGGTCGGAATGGCCGTGGGACTGCTGAATTTCAAGGCGATTGAGTTGATCGTCAAACGGGTGATGGGACCGGACGGCGGGAGCAGGCTCCTCTACGGAATCTTCGGAATGGTGAAGTTCCTGGTCCTGGGGGGCATATTTTTTCTGCTGATTTATTATAAATTTTTTGATGTGTACGGGATTGTCGCCGGGTTTACGGCGGTACTTCTGCTGGTGATGATGGAAGGACTGCTCCGGGCGAACCGTTTTGACACCAACGAACTGACCGTGGAGGAATAGTCGCCATGCACGAACCACCGATGTTTTTGAGCTTTCTGGGACATGAATATCTGCCGTTGGGATATGCGGTTGTTTCCGTTCTGCTCCTGCTCCTTTTAGCGAAGATCGCCACCTCCAATCTGGCCCTGGTCCCCTCGGGCCTGCAGAATTTTTTTGAATCGGTCCTGGAGATGGTCCTGAATTTCATGGCCGAGATCATGGGAGAAAAAAATGCCCGCCGGTTTTTGCCGATGATCGGGACCTTTGCGCTCTTTGTTTTTGTTTCAAACGTGATGGACGTGTTCCCCGGCATGGGGTCGGCAACCTCCAACCTCAACATCACCGTCGCCTGTGCCCTGATCGTCTTCTTTTCCGTCCATATCTTCGGGATCAAGGAGCACGGGTTCAAATACCTGAAACATTTCATGGGACCGGTCCCCTGGCTGGCCCCTCTCATGTTTCCCATTGAAATCATCGGGCATCTGGCAAGGCCGCTCTCGCACAGTCTGCGGCTTTTCGGGAATATCTTCGGGGAAGATGTCCTGTTGGCGATTCTCGCAGGCCTGGTGCCGTTTCTGGTTCCCGTCCCGATCCTCGGCCTGATGATCTTTACCAGCACGGTGCAGACCTTTGTCTTCGTCCTTCTGGCGATTCTCTATATACAGGGGGCCGTTGAGCATGGAGAACATTAGGCGGTTTTGCTGAAAGTCCATCCGTTGTGAGACGATGGAGATGAATTGCTGATTTCTCCCGGGATTTCCCCGGGATCCATTCCTGTGGTTTTTGTACAACCGGCCATGGGCCTGTAACCGCCTTCCGGGGACGGAAGCGTGGGGCACATTCCAAGGTGGGGGAACGATACCTTGCATGTGCGGCAGGTGGCATGGAGGGTGTTTCGAAAAGCCGCACACTACAGAAGGGAGGTTTACCTTATGCGTCGTATGATAACTTCTTTGTTTGTTTTTGCCGTGATGCTGCTTTCCGCCATGCCGGCCATGGCGGCGGAAGGAGCGAACGGCGGCGGTTCCAATGGGATCATCGCCATCGCCACGGCACTGGCCGTCGCCATTGCCGCCTTCGGCGGCGGGATCGGTCAGGGGAATGCCGTCAACGGGGCCATGCAGGGGATTGCCCGGAACCCCGGGGCATCCGGAAAGATCATGACCAACATGATCATCGGTCTTGCCATGATCGAGTCTCTGGTCATCTATGGTCTGGTCATTGCTTTCATGCTCCTCGGCAAAATGGGTTGATGGATGTTGCGGGGAGGCGGGACGTGTTGCGTCCCCTTTTGTTTGATGGTTTTGTAAGAATCGCTCTCTTTTTGTAAAGGTGAAGAGAATGTCCAACGTTCGTAAAATTCTTGTTGCCGTTGATTTCAGTGAGGATTCGAAAAAGACCCTCCGATATGCCTTTGATTTTTTTAAAGGGGGGGGCGTTGAGATGCATGTCGTCCATGTCATCTACGACCCGCTGCCTGAAGGTTCCTACATTCCCCATCGCTCCGTCGACGAAATGGAAAAGTCCGTTGTCGATTTGACCATGGAGGAACTGAAGAAGTTTATCTCCCGGAAAATCCTGAACAGTGGTGAAAACATAGAGCCGGTCGTTCTGCGTGGTACCCCCTATGCCGAACTGATCGGTTATGCCAAGAAATATGGTGCCGAGCTGATCGTTATCGGAAGTCAGGGAATGAGCCGTCTGGAGAAGATGCTCCTCGGGAACGTGACCGACAAGGTCGTCCGCAAATCCCCCATCCCCGTCATGGTCTATAAAGGATAGACTGTATTCCGGCAGGCCATTTCTCTCTTTCTTCTTTGAGGATATTCATGAGTGACAAGATCCGTGTCCGTTTTGCCCCGAGCCCCACGGGGTATCTCCACATCGGAGGGGTCCGTACGGCTCTTTTTAACTACCTCTATGCCCGGAAAGAGGGGGGTACCTTCGTTCTCCGGATTGAAGATACCGATGCGGAACGCTCTACGGAGGAATCGACGCAGGCGATCCTCGACGGGATGGAATGGCTCGGTCTTGACTATGACGAAGGACCGCTCCACCAGAGTGACCGTCTCGACCTCTACCAGGAGCACATCGACCGGTTGCTCAACGAAGGGAAGGCTTATCCCTGCTACTGCTCCAAAGAGGAACTGGAGGAACGGCGCAAACAGGCCCTGAAAGAGGGGCGGGATCCGAAGTATGACGGCCGGTGCCGGGGAGGGGCCGATCCCGTTCCCGGACGGGAGCCGGCGATCCGTTTCAAGGCGCCCCACACGGGAACGACCGTCGTCCACGACCTCATCCGGGGAGATATTGTATTCGACAACAGTCAGGTGGATGACCTCATCATCCGGCGCTCCTTTGGAATGCCGACCTATAATCTCTGTGTTGTTGTTGATGATGCCCTGATGGGGATGACCCATATCATCCGGGGCGATGACCACCTGACGAATACCCCGAAACAGATCCTCCTTTACGAGGCGCTGGG contains:
- a CDS encoding HlyC/CorC family transporter translates to MWLNLFYLIAGLAGFVGEAFFAVAENALVASDKLLLLDQKEKGPGILPLLQMLSHPQRISQTLLVGSVFSVGVGTTFSFLLLFRLSGGTPGLLLLPVFAFLLILIIVFAEVLPRAIFSDCPEETALRIARPLAVCMSSLRVVIDPALRFFETVRTISGLKGKEETPFVEDEDLEWIRRFVRGSETLRREEVRIIRKIIDFSEIRVRDVCVPLEQVIAVEERENISRAIRKIRESGFTRLPVYRKEEHEIVGILHALDLFSQRGLDTPVDACCRQPFFVSEETLIRDLFRDLQRLGIVMAVVRNHTGRAVGIVTMEDLLEEIFGEIEDEFDLKDQFFRKIGRGEYLVDTRVDLDALQEALQLPIPRNGYRTLNGYILHYLRRVPQEGERFTIGDLMFKVELADQRRIYKLFVRKLEFPR
- a CDS encoding ATP synthase F0 subunit C, coding for MRRMITSLFVFAVMLLSAMPAMAAEGANGGGSNGIIAIATALAVAIAAFGGGIGQGNAVNGAMQGIARNPGASGKIMTNMIIGLAMIESLVIYGLVIAFMLLGKMG
- a CDS encoding universal stress protein, which translates into the protein MSNVRKILVAVDFSEDSKKTLRYAFDFFKGGGVEMHVVHVIYDPLPEGSYIPHRSVDEMEKSVVDLTMEELKKFISRKILNSGENIEPVVLRGTPYAELIGYAKKYGAELIVIGSQGMSRLEKMLLGNVTDKVVRKSPIPVMVYKG
- the atpB gene encoding F0F1 ATP synthase subunit A; its protein translation is MHEPPMFLSFLGHEYLPLGYAVVSVLLLLLLAKIATSNLALVPSGLQNFFESVLEMVLNFMAEIMGEKNARRFLPMIGTFALFVFVSNVMDVFPGMGSATSNLNITVACALIVFFSVHIFGIKEHGFKYLKHFMGPVPWLAPLMFPIEIIGHLARPLSHSLRLFGNIFGEDVLLAILAGLVPFLVPVPILGLMIFTSTVQTFVFVLLAILYIQGAVEHGEH
- a CDS encoding AtpZ/AtpI family protein: MKKEDKAFYRKLYSVSTAGIYMVVATMIGYFIGNKLDRWFDTYPWLTLFFLFCGIAAGFKNLIEIAIKENKEE